A genomic segment from Legionella micdadei encodes:
- a CDS encoding ATP-binding cassette domain-containing protein — protein sequence MNDKEFERIAPGLLKIRQVLSREDSTKFATFDKKKLLIDACLHLADLHGMTLDLPSGDLEDDIDEAMERISVHSGVRIQKIALEQKWWEKDHGIILAFIDGLPCVLTPKQNGGYERSTPLGKVPLKHHELSAVEHYAFSFIKPLPDKINKLFDILKFSFGRLFSDLRSILYLQLMLSFLLMSLPIFMSYFFNNFTHFVETSQMTVLSVSLIMNTFIYFFLSINQSIMMLHLRFKVQMRIEPAIWDRLLKLNPIFFRQFNAGDIAYRAGVVSAIQEMLTQSTVLSLFSIVVSIVSFGLMCYYSLTLALLSLFSFIILAMLIISLSKRFLTHQRKVYEYVIKQAGFVFQVINGIIKFKVSASEYRAFNIWSDYFSNLLIAKFKAEKIGIYLHIIHGSLLMVVTLILFCIYFYQKNQLQIGTFIAFNAAFSQFFAALITLTTFVSSILLIIPLFEQSLVIFQAKVEPRQRGGSHVKLEGKIQIKNLSFRYDENQPLVYKNISLTVNPGEVVGLTGSSGCGKSTLFRILLGLEKPLDGQIFFDDVNMDMINLSSLRQQIGVVTQKSVLVPGTILENIIGNDKRLTRNDAWDIVYQLGLEHMISGFPMEMDTFINEGMQSLSGGEMQRVILARALVKKPKILFLDEATSALDSQSQFRVQEYLNKLKVTQLVIAHRLSTLRNANRILVIQDGQIIQEGNFDQLVSEPGYFAELAKLQFANLQNIEGNPRSK from the coding sequence ATGAATGACAAAGAATTTGAGAGAATTGCTCCCGGTTTATTAAAAATAAGACAAGTACTCAGTCGAGAAGATTCTACGAAATTTGCTACTTTTGATAAAAAGAAATTATTAATAGACGCTTGTCTTCATCTTGCTGACTTACATGGGATGACCCTTGATCTTCCGAGCGGTGATTTAGAAGATGATATTGATGAAGCAATGGAACGAATCTCTGTTCACTCAGGTGTTCGTATTCAAAAAATTGCTCTCGAACAAAAATGGTGGGAAAAAGACCATGGAATTATCTTGGCTTTTATTGATGGACTCCCTTGTGTTTTAACACCTAAACAAAATGGCGGTTATGAACGATCAACCCCTCTTGGAAAGGTACCTTTGAAACACCATGAATTATCTGCAGTAGAACACTATGCGTTTTCTTTTATCAAACCGCTACCCGATAAAATAAATAAGCTCTTCGACATTTTGAAGTTCTCGTTTGGCCGCTTATTTTCTGATTTAAGATCAATTCTCTATTTGCAACTCATGTTAAGCTTTTTATTGATGAGTTTACCCATTTTCATGAGTTATTTTTTTAATAATTTTACTCATTTTGTTGAGACCAGCCAGATGACTGTTTTGAGTGTTTCACTAATCATGAATACATTCATTTATTTCTTCTTATCAATTAATCAGTCCATTATGATGCTGCACTTACGTTTCAAAGTGCAAATGCGGATTGAACCTGCCATCTGGGATAGACTGTTAAAATTAAATCCGATTTTTTTTCGCCAATTTAATGCCGGGGATATTGCTTACCGGGCTGGGGTTGTTTCAGCCATTCAGGAAATGCTTACCCAATCCACCGTCCTGTCACTTTTTAGTATTGTCGTTTCCATCGTTTCGTTCGGCCTAATGTGCTATTACAGTCTGACCTTGGCATTGTTATCTTTGTTCAGTTTTATCATCCTTGCTATGTTAATTATTAGCCTGAGTAAACGCTTTTTGACCCATCAACGAAAGGTATATGAGTATGTGATTAAGCAAGCGGGGTTCGTTTTCCAAGTCATTAATGGAATTATTAAATTTAAAGTATCAGCAAGCGAGTATCGGGCTTTTAATATCTGGTCTGACTATTTTTCCAATCTACTCATCGCGAAATTCAAAGCCGAAAAAATAGGTATCTATTTACATATTATTCATGGTTCACTACTTATGGTGGTGACATTAATTCTATTTTGCATTTATTTTTATCAAAAAAATCAGTTGCAAATTGGTACTTTCATTGCATTTAATGCTGCATTTTCCCAATTTTTTGCGGCCCTGATTACGCTAACCACTTTCGTTTCTTCTATTCTCCTTATTATTCCTCTTTTCGAACAATCATTAGTGATTTTCCAGGCCAAAGTTGAGCCTCGTCAACGGGGCGGAAGCCACGTGAAACTAGAAGGAAAAATTCAGATTAAAAATTTATCTTTCCGTTACGACGAAAATCAGCCCCTAGTGTATAAAAATATCAGTTTAACCGTTAATCCTGGTGAAGTTGTTGGACTTACTGGAAGTTCAGGTTGTGGCAAATCTACCTTATTCCGCATTTTACTAGGTTTGGAAAAACCGCTAGACGGCCAGATTTTTTTCGACGACGTTAACATGGATATGATTAATTTATCCTCTTTACGACAACAGATTGGAGTAGTTACACAAAAAAGTGTCCTTGTTCCAGGAACTATTTTAGAAAACATTATTGGTAATGATAAGCGGCTCACCCGTAATGATGCCTGGGACATCGTTTATCAGTTGGGTTTAGAGCATATGATTTCTGGATTCCCGATGGAAATGGATACTTTTATTAATGAGGGCATGCAATCGCTCTCTGGAGGCGAGATGCAACGAGTTATCCTCGCACGTGCCTTGGTGAAAAAACCAAAGATCCTATTCCTCGATGAAGCCACCAGTGCTTTGGATAGTCAAAGCCAATTCAGAGTCCAAGAATACTTGAATAAATTAAAAGTTACTCAATTAGTTATCGCGCACCGTCTTTCCACTTTACGAAATGCAAACCGTATTTTAGTCATTCAGGACGGACAAATCATTCAGGAAGGCAATTTTGATCAGTTAGTGAGTGAACCAGGATACTTCGCTGAGCTAGCCAAACTTCAATTTGCCAATTTACAGAACATAGAAGGCAATCCCAGGTCTAAATAA
- a CDS encoding cysteine peptidase family C39 domain-containing protein, which yields MIKFDFDLGLSEVHHKRVKTPSILQMDAMECGAVCLAIVLAYYGLHIPAETAREACGVTRDGSKAINIIKAARNMGMNAEGKRIKDLDSLGYMPTPFIVFWKFNHFIVVEGIIKNTVYINDPATGPRKITLDEFDKGYTGVLLRITPGEQFKPSGKKEKSVFGLLSDYLEGDLVELGYLFFVSALLSLPQASLALFIEFFVDKIIVDNQEQWMLGFALSMSFTILCMILLLWIQRYYLVLYKIRFSIKKIPRFFNKILHLPMSFYIQRATGDISNRIYIFDEISQKITDGFSEVIIDSLSIIIYTLIILLINKYIGLIAVFITILNFASIIITKRIIIDLGRRFSQDQAKMHGIEYSGVQMMEALKFMNGENRFFSRWLSYKSKLIDSQQTIDVYTALISLLPNALYFLNLVLLIILGAHFVMQGTMTVGGIIAIYTLLLLYPEPVISIVDNFLKINELKGDLLRVNDVLLYKGSKEKNEETKQIKSPNLVDIKDVYYGYCKLEAPILSEINISLKKGDSVAITGISGGGKSSLLNLITGLYDPWFGDIYLHGKNIKDYSPDELFKLVSYVDQNIFLFEGTIRDNLTMWDGSIDEATIIEALQTACVYDVVSMKGGLDYRILEGGANISLGQAQRIEIARALIKKPELILLDEATSALDSVTEAKIYQNLSKMDCSFIIVAHRLSAIRHCNEIIVIEDGAIAERGTHKELLKLNGKYKQFIEKDYLL from the coding sequence ATGATTAAATTTGACTTTGATCTTGGCTTATCCGAAGTTCATCATAAACGCGTGAAAACGCCCAGCATTCTACAAATGGATGCCATGGAATGCGGCGCTGTATGCCTTGCGATTGTCCTCGCTTATTATGGTTTGCACATTCCTGCGGAAACAGCCCGGGAAGCATGTGGCGTAACACGCGATGGTTCTAAAGCAATTAACATTATTAAAGCTGCTCGCAATATGGGCATGAATGCGGAAGGGAAGCGGATAAAAGATTTAGATTCATTAGGCTATATGCCAACACCTTTCATTGTATTTTGGAAATTTAATCATTTCATTGTGGTGGAAGGAATCATAAAAAATACAGTTTATATTAATGATCCAGCCACAGGGCCGCGCAAGATCACACTTGATGAATTTGATAAAGGTTACACCGGCGTTCTTTTACGTATTACCCCCGGCGAACAATTCAAACCGAGCGGAAAAAAAGAAAAATCCGTTTTCGGGTTATTAAGTGATTATCTTGAAGGGGATCTTGTGGAGCTTGGCTATCTCTTCTTTGTTTCTGCCCTGTTGTCGCTGCCTCAAGCCTCTTTAGCACTATTTATTGAATTTTTTGTTGATAAAATTATTGTTGATAATCAAGAGCAATGGATGCTGGGTTTTGCTTTAAGCATGAGTTTTACAATACTCTGCATGATACTTCTTCTTTGGATCCAGCGATACTATTTGGTGCTCTATAAGATTAGATTCTCAATTAAGAAAATACCTCGATTTTTTAATAAAATATTGCACTTACCTATGTCATTTTATATCCAGAGGGCAACCGGAGATATTTCAAATCGTATTTATATTTTTGATGAAATTTCACAGAAAATTACAGATGGATTTTCTGAGGTTATTATCGACAGCCTAAGCATTATTATTTATACACTCATCATTCTTTTAATTAACAAATATATTGGATTAATTGCAGTATTTATAACCATTCTAAACTTTGCCTCAATTATTATCACCAAACGAATAATCATCGACCTTGGCCGTCGATTCTCCCAAGATCAAGCTAAAATGCATGGTATCGAATACAGTGGTGTACAAATGATGGAAGCACTGAAATTCATGAATGGTGAGAATCGATTTTTCAGCCGTTGGTTAAGCTATAAATCTAAGTTGATTGATTCGCAACAAACCATTGATGTTTATACCGCACTTATCTCGCTACTGCCCAATGCACTGTATTTTTTAAATTTAGTCCTATTAATTATCTTAGGTGCTCATTTTGTGATGCAAGGTACAATGACTGTCGGCGGAATTATCGCAATCTATACTTTATTGCTCCTTTATCCTGAACCCGTCATTAGCATTGTTGACAATTTCTTAAAAATAAATGAATTAAAAGGCGATCTGCTACGGGTAAACGACGTGCTTTTATACAAAGGTAGCAAAGAAAAAAACGAAGAAACCAAGCAAATAAAATCACCCAATTTAGTTGATATTAAAGATGTTTATTACGGCTACTGCAAATTAGAAGCACCCATACTATCAGAGATTAATATCAGTTTAAAAAAAGGAGATAGCGTTGCCATTACAGGTATTTCAGGTGGTGGAAAATCCTCCTTATTAAACTTAATCACCGGGCTTTACGACCCTTGGTTTGGCGATATTTACCTTCATGGTAAAAATATTAAAGACTATTCTCCCGATGAATTATTTAAACTCGTTTCCTACGTGGACCAAAATATCTTTCTTTTTGAAGGAACAATTAGAGACAATTTAACGATGTGGGATGGAAGCATTGATGAAGCAACAATCATAGAAGCCCTGCAAACAGCTTGTGTTTACGATGTGGTGAGTATGAAAGGAGGTTTAGATTACCGCATTCTTGAAGGGGGGGCTAATATAAGCCTCGGACAAGCCCAACGCATTGAAATTGCTAGGGCATTAATCAAAAAGCCTGAATTGATTCTTCTCGATGAAGCTACTTCTGCACTCGATTCAGTGACAGAGGCAAAAATTTATCAAAATTTGAGCAAAATGGATTGTAGTTTTATTATTGTTGCTCATCGCTTAAGTGCGATAAGGCACTGTAATGAAATCATTGTGATCGAAGATGGCGCAATCGCAGAGCGAGGGACGCATAAAGAGTTATTGAAGTTAAACGGTAAATATAAGCAATTCATCGAAAAGGATTACTTACTATGA
- a CDS encoding NHLP bacteriocin system secretion protein → MKDSELYRKQAIESAQERDEFQNAIRIITPKAWIYLVIFLMLFIGCLFWLIFGQISAIVEGQGIILAKNAAIINVMSPISGGYVKAVLVNPGEKVKKGQVLATLTNPNMAAEAKELRKYIDQEKTKLNNLTATAQKEIAIRLKRIEESMNYAKTINANLQEKKQHLESLLKIQETAFQKGILSRLELNDMQVAYYDAKEQISKNQNTLVELNQNRNDYIESWNTKLREQQEKVAQSEFNLRKLLENLQLTETVYSPVDGVIATNYVKKGDFLTEKQTLTNILTHSNDLEVVAFFNADEGKKIKVGMPAKVFPKHINALEYGGIVGRVTYISELPINPPSIESTVENQKLVDKFIQQGPVFKAKISLVHSPNTPSGYLWTTSNGPKENLSVGSVSSVGIIVKKQHPLSIIIPVIESAKNWMISKND, encoded by the coding sequence ATGAAAGATTCCGAGCTATATCGCAAACAAGCTATTGAATCTGCTCAGGAAAGGGATGAATTTCAAAACGCCATTCGTATCATTACGCCTAAGGCATGGATTTATTTAGTTATTTTTTTAATGTTATTTATCGGATGCCTTTTTTGGTTAATATTTGGACAAATATCCGCTATTGTTGAAGGTCAAGGAATAATCCTGGCTAAAAATGCAGCAATCATTAATGTCATGTCTCCCATCTCTGGAGGCTATGTGAAAGCCGTTTTGGTGAATCCGGGGGAAAAAGTCAAGAAAGGCCAAGTTTTAGCGACATTGACTAATCCAAACATGGCTGCAGAAGCAAAAGAATTGCGCAAATATATCGATCAAGAGAAGACTAAATTAAACAACCTCACTGCAACAGCACAAAAAGAAATTGCAATTCGTTTAAAAAGAATTGAAGAATCAATGAATTATGCAAAAACAATTAATGCTAATTTACAAGAAAAAAAACAGCATCTCGAATCTCTGCTAAAAATCCAGGAAACCGCATTTCAAAAAGGCATTTTGTCTCGACTCGAGCTCAATGACATGCAAGTAGCTTATTATGATGCCAAAGAACAAATCAGTAAAAACCAAAATACACTGGTTGAACTTAATCAAAACAGGAATGATTATATCGAGTCGTGGAACACGAAATTGAGGGAGCAACAGGAAAAAGTTGCCCAATCGGAATTCAACTTACGCAAGCTTCTTGAAAATCTCCAATTAACAGAAACTGTGTACAGCCCTGTCGATGGAGTTATTGCCACAAACTATGTCAAGAAAGGCGATTTTTTAACTGAAAAGCAAACACTAACTAACATCCTCACACACAGTAATGATTTAGAAGTGGTTGCCTTTTTTAATGCTGATGAGGGTAAAAAAATTAAAGTCGGCATGCCGGCAAAAGTCTTTCCAAAACACATTAATGCACTCGAATATGGAGGCATTGTAGGACGAGTAACCTATATCAGTGAATTACCAATTAACCCTCCAAGCATTGAAAGTACAGTTGAGAATCAGAAATTAGTTGATAAATTTATTCAACAAGGTCCTGTTTTTAAAGCTAAAATTTCGCTTGTTCATTCGCCAAATACACCCAGTGGATATTTATGGACAACATCAAACGGACCTAAAGAAAACCTGTCTGTTGGTTCTGTTTCAAGTGTGGGAATTATTGTCAAAAAACAACATCCGCTTTCGATAATAATTCCAGTCATTGAATCAGCAAAAAACTGGATGATAAGTAAAAATGATTAA
- a CDS encoding Crp/Fnr family transcriptional regulator: protein MEKDIAENLELFNFLKKLEFFSKLSKNALWPLVDLATIRNYSPNEIIINEGDNPVGIFILRKGTVQVFKTLDDGKELIITTLSPGQIIGEISVIDKLKTTASVRALDSVECVFISEWDFTTQIHAYPEIALELLPILAARIRIMHEKMI from the coding sequence ATGGAAAAAGATATCGCTGAAAATTTAGAGTTGTTTAATTTCCTGAAAAAACTCGAGTTTTTCAGTAAGCTAAGCAAAAATGCTTTATGGCCCCTGGTTGATCTTGCAACAATTCGCAATTATTCCCCAAATGAGATAATTATTAACGAAGGAGACAATCCTGTCGGTATCTTTATTCTACGCAAAGGTACCGTACAAGTTTTTAAGACATTAGATGACGGCAAAGAGCTTATCATTACCACGCTCAGTCCTGGTCAAATTATTGGGGAAATTTCTGTTATCGATAAATTAAAAACAACCGCTTCTGTGCGTGCTCTAGATAGTGTGGAGTGCGTTTTTATTTCTGAATGGGATTTTACAACTCAAATCCATGCTTATCCTGAAATTGCCCTTGAGCTTCTACCCATTTTAGCTGCCCGTATTCGCATTATGCATGAGAAAATGATATGA
- a CDS encoding Thivi_2564 family membrane protein, which produces MAELLNLFLIIIVFGVVLWLVNVFIPMPGAIKSLLNLLVLIVLIIYILQFFGVVKNILPTIKLIR; this is translated from the coding sequence ATGGCTGAGTTACTCAATCTATTCCTCATTATCATCGTATTTGGTGTTGTCTTGTGGTTGGTGAATGTGTTTATCCCGATGCCAGGAGCGATTAAAAGCTTGCTTAACCTGTTAGTTTTGATCGTATTAATCATTTATATTTTGCAATTTTTTGGCGTGGTGAAAAATATTTTGCCAACGATCAAATTAATTCGTTAA
- a CDS encoding SDR family NAD(P)-dependent oxidoreductase, giving the protein MNARTWIILGATSIIAEEFAHFAANAGNRLILVGRNTGQLAIIAADIRLRYKVDCDFIFADFSNDSAQLMQILLRDTGEVDLFIAYSSIIENCGLTQENISQLIRVNIESTAQFIHAYINKQQIEHHLVFLSSVAACRGRAKNSLYGGSKAAIEIYLEGLQQSARPNVHITIARLGFIDTAQTFGSPGIFYASPPKTCAKACWRAAIAQKRLIYHPFFWRFIMGVIRWLPFPLYKKLKL; this is encoded by the coding sequence ATGAATGCCCGAACATGGATTATTTTAGGTGCTACCTCGATTATTGCGGAAGAATTCGCCCATTTTGCTGCTAATGCTGGCAATAGGTTGATTTTAGTAGGTCGTAACACAGGGCAACTTGCCATTATCGCTGCTGATATACGCCTTCGCTATAAGGTCGACTGTGATTTTATTTTTGCTGATTTTTCGAACGATTCAGCTCAGTTAATGCAAATTCTTCTGCGGGATACTGGAGAGGTTGATTTATTTATCGCCTACAGCTCCATTATAGAGAACTGTGGCTTAACCCAAGAAAACATAAGTCAACTCATCAGAGTCAATATCGAAAGCACCGCGCAATTCATCCACGCTTACATCAATAAACAACAGATCGAGCATCATCTTGTTTTTCTAAGTTCTGTTGCTGCGTGTAGGGGTCGGGCTAAAAATAGTCTCTATGGCGGAAGTAAAGCGGCTATAGAAATTTATTTAGAAGGTCTGCAACAAAGTGCAAGGCCTAACGTTCATATTACTATCGCAAGGCTTGGCTTTATCGATACGGCCCAAACCTTCGGCTCACCAGGAATTTTCTATGCTTCTCCCCCAAAAACTTGTGCCAAAGCATGCTGGCGTGCTGCTATCGCGCAAAAAAGACTGATTTATCATCCTTTTTTTTGGCGCTTCATCATGGGGGTAATTCGCTGGTTACCTTTTCCTCTATATAAAAAATTAAAGTTATAA